TGGCGCCGCGGTCGCCGACCAGTCCCAATGGCGACGCTGGTGGCCCGACCTGCGGCTACAGGTCGTGGAGGACCGGGCCGAGAAGGGCATCCGCTGGGCGGTCACCGGGGCGTTGACCGGCACCATGGAGATTTGGCTGGAGCCGTCGCTGGACGGCGTGGTGCTGCACTACTTCCTGCACGCCGAGCCGACGGGCGCGACGGCCCACGAACTCGCCAAACTGAACTTGGCAAAGCTGACGCACCGCCGCCGGGTCGCGGGCAAGAAAATGGCTTTCGAGGTCAAGACGACGCTGGAACGGTCACGTCCGGTCGGTGTTTCGCCGGGAGCTTAGCCGCGTCACGGTTGACACGGAGTACCGTTCGGTCCCAAGCGGGGTACTCCCGAAGGTGACCGGGAGCGGACGCAGTCAACGCGAGAGAGGGCAGCGGCCAGGTGGCGGAAAAGACGACGCAAACCATTCACATCGAGGCGGATCCGGACACGGTGCTGCGGGTGATCGCCGACATCGATTCGTACCCGGAGTGGATCTCGGAATATAAGGAAGCCGAAGTGCAGGAGCGCGGCGCCGACGGCTACCCGAAGACGGTGCGCTTCGTGAAGGACGCCGGCGTCATCAAGGACACCATGGTGATGTCCTATCAGTGGCCTGCCGACCACAAATCGCTGAGCTGGAGCCTGGTATCCAGCTCGTTGCTGCGCTCACTCGAGGGTTCATATCGATTGGCGGCCAAGGGTTCTGGAACCGATGTCACCTACGAGCTCGCGGTAGACCTGGCGATTCCGATGATCGGGTTGCTCAAGCGCAAAGCCGAGCGCAGGCTGACCGACACCGCCTTGAAGGATCTGAAGAAGCGAGTCGAGGCTGAGTGAGTCTGATCAGTCCGCCCCTGCCGTGTCCGAATCCTTGTCCGAATCCCGGATCAGCCTCTTCGTCGGTAAGGGCGGCGTAGGAAAATCCACCCTCGCCGCGGCCACCGCGGTCGCCGACGCGATGGAGGGGCGACGCGTGCTGGTGGTGTCGACCGACCAGGCGCATTCGCTCGGCGACGTGCTGGGCGTACCGGTGCCGCCGAGCGGTGCGGCGGAACCGGCCCGGGTGCTCGCCGACCTCGATACCCAACCCGGCGGCGGTTTGCTCGACGCGATGGCGCTGGATACCCTGGCGCTGCTGGAGGCCCGCTGGGTGGAGGTGGTCACCGCGCTGGATCGGCGGTTCCCCGATTCGGAGCTGGGCAGCATTGCCCCCGAGGAGCTTTCGGCGTTGCCGGGGATTCAGGAAGTCCTGGGCCTGTACGCGGTCGGCGGGCTGGCCGCCTCCGGGCGATGGGATCGCGTGGTCGTCGACTGCGCCTCGACCGCGGACGCGTTGCGCATGCTCACCCTGCCCGCCACCTTCGGGCTCTACGTCGAGCGGGCCTGGCCGCGGCATCGCCGGCTGTCCATCGCCGCCGACGACCCACGCTCGGCCGCCGTGGTGGAGCTGATCGAGCGCATCAGCAGCAGCGTCGAGACATTGAGCGCGCTGCTGACCGACGGCGATCGGGTCGGTGCACACCTGGTGCTGACGCCCGAGCGCGTGGTGGCGGCCGAGGCGGTACGCACGCTGGGTTCGCTGGCGCTGATGGGAGTGCGTGTCGAGGAGCTGATCGTCAACCGGGTGCTGGTGGAGGACGAGTCCTACGAGTACCGCAACCTGCCCGAGCACCCTGCCTTCTATTGGTATGGCGAACGCATCTCCGAGCAGCGGGCGGTGCTCGACGAGCTGGACGCCACCATCGGTGACGTCGCGCTGGTCCTGACGCCGCTGCTGGCGGGTGAACCGATCGGCCCCAAGGCGCTCAGCGGATTGCTCGACAGTGCCCGCCTTCGGCGTGGAGCGGCGCCGCCGGGACCGCTGCGTCCTATTGTGGATCTCGAATCCGGTACGGGACTTGGGGCGATCTATCGTATGCGGCTAACGTTGCCCCAGCTCGACCCGGGATCGCTGTCGCTGGGCCGGGTGGACGACGACCTGATCATCAGCGCCGGTGGGATGCGGCGCAGGGTTCGGTTGGCGTCGGTGTTGCGCCGGTGCACTGTGCACGACGCGCATTTGCGCGGCGGTGAGCTGACAGTTCGATTTCGACCAGATCCGGAGGTGTGGCCCACGTGACGACGCCGCATTCCGAGCTCGGTCCCGAACTGCGCAGGCTCGCCCAGGCGATTCTGGATGGCATCGACCCCGCCGTGCGGATGGCCGCGACGATGACGGCGGGCAACGGACCCGGGACCGGCAAGTGTCAGCAGATGTGGTGTCCGGTGTGCGCGCTGGCCGCCCTGGCTACCGGCGATCAGCACCCGTTGCTCACCGTGATCGCCGACCACAGCATCGCCCTGTTGGAGGTCATTCGCGCGATCGTCAACGACATCGACCGGTCCCCGCCGCAGCCACCGGCACCACCGCCGGGCGAGTCACCCGGTCC
This Mycobacterium simiae DNA region includes the following protein-coding sequences:
- a CDS encoding SRPBCC family protein — its product is MAEKTTQTIHIEADPDTVLRVIADIDSYPEWISEYKEAEVQERGADGYPKTVRFVKDAGVIKDTMVMSYQWPADHKSLSWSLVSSSLLRSLEGSYRLAAKGSGTDVTYELAVDLAIPMIGLLKRKAERRLTDTALKDLKKRVEAE
- a CDS encoding ArsA family ATPase, giving the protein MSESLSESRISLFVGKGGVGKSTLAAATAVADAMEGRRVLVVSTDQAHSLGDVLGVPVPPSGAAEPARVLADLDTQPGGGLLDAMALDTLALLEARWVEVVTALDRRFPDSELGSIAPEELSALPGIQEVLGLYAVGGLAASGRWDRVVVDCASTADALRMLTLPATFGLYVERAWPRHRRLSIAADDPRSAAVVELIERISSSVETLSALLTDGDRVGAHLVLTPERVVAAEAVRTLGSLALMGVRVEELIVNRVLVEDESYEYRNLPEHPAFYWYGERISEQRAVLDELDATIGDVALVLTPLLAGEPIGPKALSGLLDSARLRRGAAPPGPLRPIVDLESGTGLGAIYRMRLTLPQLDPGSLSLGRVDDDLIISAGGMRRRVRLASVLRRCTVHDAHLRGGELTVRFRPDPEVWPT